One window of Triticum dicoccoides isolate Atlit2015 ecotype Zavitan chromosome 5A, WEW_v2.0, whole genome shotgun sequence genomic DNA carries:
- the LOC119300886 gene encoding uncharacterized protein LOC119300886 has translation MSYMRGDLLTKTRKLVKGLAKPAPAWLKAMEQAPPVTFPRTDGKIEKIELPEDVYVKRFFRRHPDSLYHDAIKISGFDPPPARVFAWRVLELKEQGVNEDDAMAVADMEYGAEKKAKKLAYKELKQIARREGKPPPPNPYPSAIKEIQAEEKKYVRDRFHNPKVLEIVNKMKEDRQMFLQDRAAASGGSGEGQ, from the exons ATGTCGTACATGCGAGGCGACCTGCTGACGAAGACGAGGAAACTGGTGAAGGGGCTGGCCAAGCCCGCCCCTGCCTGGCTCAAGGCCATGGAGCA GGCACCTCCAGTCACATTCCCTAGAACTGATGGTAAAATCGAGAAGATAGAACTGCCAGAGGATGTCTATGTCAAGAGGTTCTTCAGAAGGCATCCTGATTCACTCTACCATGATGCAATAAA GATAAGCGGGTTTGATCCACCGCCAGCAAGAGTTTTTGCTTGGCGTGTCTTAGAGTTGAAAGAACAGGGAGTCAATGAAGATGATGCAATGGCTGTAGCAGAT ATGGAGTATGGAGCAGAGAAAAAAGCAAAGAAGCTAGCATACAAGGAACTGAAACAAATTGCACGCAGAGAAGGAAAGCCACCACCTCCAAATCCATATCCAAGCGCTATCAAAGAAATACAGGCAGAGGAAAAGAAGTATGTTAGGGACCGTTTCCATAACCCAAAGGTACTCGAGATCGTGAATAAGATGAAAGAGGACAGACAGATGTTTCTTCAAGATAGAGCAGCAGCATCAGGTGGATCAGGTGAAGGACAGTAA